A genomic window from Glycine max cultivar Williams 82 chromosome 17, Glycine_max_v4.0, whole genome shotgun sequence includes:
- the LOC102662747 gene encoding protein SOB FIVE-LIKE 1 — protein sequence MEPFGAEGCHSSESGWTMYIGSPIDDAGHSSDNDDNNKKGTQAHPQDDDDDDDESDDSMASDASSGPSHHHGFADFRRDAEEENDENKYCLEKKAGKTQHKQMEGKKVEKNGMLIVDSKDKSPVQGCGKVRKNYFVGKRK from the coding sequence ATGGAGCCATTCGGTGCAGAGGGATGTCACAGCAGTGAATCTGGATGGACCATGTATATTGGGTCCCCCATAGATGATGCTGGACATAGTAGTGACAACGACGACAACAACAAGAAAGGTACTCAAGCTCATCCacaagatgatgatgatgatgatgatgaaagtgATGATTCTATGGCTTCTGATGCGTCTTCTGGGCCAAGTCATCATCATGGCTTTGCGGATTTCCGCCGAGATGccgaagaagaaaatgatgaaaacaAGTATTGCTTAGAGAAGAAAGCAGGTAAAACTCAACACAAGCAAATGGAagggaaaaaggtggaaaagaATGGGATGTTAATAGTTGATAGCAAAGATAAGTCTCCAGTTCAGGGTTGTGGAAAGGTGAGAAAAAATTACTTTGTGGGAAAAAGGAAATAG